In one window of Oncorhynchus gorbuscha isolate QuinsamMale2020 ecotype Even-year linkage group LG23, OgorEven_v1.0, whole genome shotgun sequence DNA:
- the LOC124011280 gene encoding regulator of G-protein signaling 14-like isoform X7: protein MSKNIKTLGVPGVGHMSQAVSDGELNMSGRGCGGSYTSLPEAQGGDAPASSVVSWAVSFETLLEDPMGVCYFKAFLRSEVSAENILFYQACEKFREIPPTRVKELSEEAHAIFQTYLSDHAPYAVNIDDTARVEEKDLLKPTAEMFDKAQKQILKLMKMDSYRRFVRSPLYQKCTLASVEGRPLPNIPAEPTSTGSWENMATFSRSLNDNKKRDKQREKRGSWGVDLSYTKVNVSRKDYRMSNSSVENGRSGPADQGLGDGCGCVEGGYCCVYLPDGSASLAPIRPGLPLREMLSGLCEKRGFPLKDIIIYLHGKDRKPLSLEQDCSILRHQQVSLELRVTFALEVVFTGKTVGIMVKSSKTLQDALSAVLQKHQLSSHQARVTMSGSDVPLSMSTSVFKLANKKLQLDKVGSPRISGQTPVAQESGRSPAGPEVHVSPQAAGAKPRVRKNHEMEVMMELLSRAQACRVDDQRGLLTKEHLELPQFLLKPPVHDQETQQGEAGEVTGG from the exons ATGTCTAAGAACATAAAGACTCTGGGTGTTCCTGGTGTTGGTCACATG AGCCAGGCAGTGTCAGATGGCG AGCTGAACATGTCTGGTCGTGGCTGTGGGGGCAGTTATACCAGTCTGCCAGAGGCCCAAGGGGGAGATGCCCCGGCCAGCAGTGTCGTCAGCTGGGCTGTGTCCTTCGAGACGCTATTGGAAGACCCCATGGGAGTATGCTACTTCAAG GCCTTCCTGAGGTCAGAGGTGAGTGCGGAGAATATCCTGTTCTATCAGGCCTGCGAGAAGTTCCGGGAGATTCCACCCACCCGGGTGAAAGAG TTAAGTGAGGAGGCTCATGCCATCTTCCAGACATACTTGTCTGACCACGCTCCCTACGCTGTGAACATCGACGACACGGCTCGCGTGGAGGAGAAGGACCTGCTGAAGCCTACAGCTGAAATGTTTGACAAGGCCCAGAAACAG ATTTTAAAGCTGATGAAGATGGACAGCTACAGGCGCTTCGTCCGCTCCCCTCTTTACCAGAAGTGTACCCTGGCCAGTGTGGAGGGCAGGCCACTACCCAACATCCCCGCTGAACCTACCAGCACAGGATCATGGGAGAACATGGCCACCTTTAGCCGCTCCCTCAATGACAACAAGAAG AGGGATAAGCAGCGGGAGAAGAGGGGATCATGGGGAG TAGACTTGTCATACACTAAGGTGAATGTGTCTCGTAAGGACTATCGGATGTCCAACAGCAGTGTAGAG AATGGTCGCTCTGGTCCCGCAGACCAGGGGCTGGGTGATGGTTGCGGTTGTGTGGAGGGAGGTTACTGCTGTGTCTACCTGCCTGATGGCAGTGCATCCCTGGCCCCCATACGGCCCGGCCTCCCCCTCAGAGAAATGCTGTCTGGACTCTGTGAGAAGAGAGGCTTCCCCCTCAAAGACATCATTATCTACCTCCATGGAAAGGACAGG AAGCCCTTATCTCTGGAGCAGGACTGTTCAATACTGAGGCACCAGCAAGTCTCCCTGGAGCTGAGGGTGACGTTTGC gTTGGAGGTGGTGTTCACTGGTAAGACAGTGGGCATCATGGTGAAGTCCAGTAAGACTCTGCAGGATGCCCTGTCTGCGGTACTACAGAAACACCAACTCTCATCACACCAGGCCCGGGTCACCATG AGTGGGAGTGATGTGCCACTGAGCATGAGCACTAGTGTGTTCAAACTGGCCAATAAGAAGCTGCAGCTGGACAAAG TTGGCAGTCCCAGGATCAGTGGCCAAACTCCAGTCGCACAG GAGAGCGGTAGATCTCCAGCAGGCCCAGAGGTCCATGTGTCTCCTCAGGCAGCCGGAGCCAAGCCCAGGGTCAGGAAAAACCATGAGATGGAGG tGATGATGGAGCTGTTGTCCAGGGCCCAGGCCTGTAGGGTAGATGACCAGAGAGGCCTGCTGACCAAGGAACACCTGGAGCTGCCCCAGTTCCTCCTGAAACCACCTGTCCACGACCAGGAGACTCAACAGGGGGAGGCTGGAGAGGTGACAGGGGGATGA
- the LOC124011280 gene encoding regulator of G-protein signaling 14-like isoform X8 codes for MSGRGCGGSYTSLPEAQGGDAPASSVVSWAVSFETLLEDPMGVCYFKAFLRSEVSAENILFYQACEKFREIPPTRVKELSEEAHAIFQTYLSDHAPYAVNIDDTARVEEKDLLKPTAEMFDKAQKQILKLMKMDSYRRFVRSPLYQKCTLASVEGRPLPNIPAEPTSTGSWENMATFSRSLNDNKKQRDKQREKRGSWGVDLSYTKVNVSRKDYRMSNSSVENGRSGPADQGLGDGCGCVEGGYCCVYLPDGSASLAPIRPGLPLREMLSGLCEKRGFPLKDIIIYLHGKDRKPLSLEQDCSILRHQQVSLELRVTFALEVVFTGKTVGIMVKSSKTLQDALSAVLQKHQLSSHQARVTMSGSDVPLSMSTSVFKLANKKLQLDKVGSPRISGQTPVAQESGRSPAGPEVHVSPQAAGAKPRVRKNHEMEVMMELLSRAQACRVDDQRGLLTKEHLELPQFLLKPPVHDQETQQGEAGEESLPGGLDLDKV; via the exons ATGTCTGGTCGTGGCTGTGGGGGCAGTTATACCAGTCTGCCAGAGGCCCAAGGGGGAGATGCCCCGGCCAGCAGTGTCGTCAGCTGGGCTGTGTCCTTCGAGACGCTATTGGAAGACCCCATGGGAGTATGCTACTTCAAG GCCTTCCTGAGGTCAGAGGTGAGTGCGGAGAATATCCTGTTCTATCAGGCCTGCGAGAAGTTCCGGGAGATTCCACCCACCCGGGTGAAAGAG TTAAGTGAGGAGGCTCATGCCATCTTCCAGACATACTTGTCTGACCACGCTCCCTACGCTGTGAACATCGACGACACGGCTCGCGTGGAGGAGAAGGACCTGCTGAAGCCTACAGCTGAAATGTTTGACAAGGCCCAGAAACAG ATTTTAAAGCTGATGAAGATGGACAGCTACAGGCGCTTCGTCCGCTCCCCTCTTTACCAGAAGTGTACCCTGGCCAGTGTGGAGGGCAGGCCACTACCCAACATCCCCGCTGAACCTACCAGCACAGGATCATGGGAGAACATGGCCACCTTTAGCCGCTCCCTCAATGACAACAAGAAG CAGAGGGATAAGCAGCGGGAGAAGAGGGGATCATGGGGAG TAGACTTGTCATACACTAAGGTGAATGTGTCTCGTAAGGACTATCGGATGTCCAACAGCAGTGTAGAG AATGGTCGCTCTGGTCCCGCAGACCAGGGGCTGGGTGATGGTTGCGGTTGTGTGGAGGGAGGTTACTGCTGTGTCTACCTGCCTGATGGCAGTGCATCCCTGGCCCCCATACGGCCCGGCCTCCCCCTCAGAGAAATGCTGTCTGGACTCTGTGAGAAGAGAGGCTTCCCCCTCAAAGACATCATTATCTACCTCCATGGAAAGGACAGG AAGCCCTTATCTCTGGAGCAGGACTGTTCAATACTGAGGCACCAGCAAGTCTCCCTGGAGCTGAGGGTGACGTTTGC gTTGGAGGTGGTGTTCACTGGTAAGACAGTGGGCATCATGGTGAAGTCCAGTAAGACTCTGCAGGATGCCCTGTCTGCGGTACTACAGAAACACCAACTCTCATCACACCAGGCCCGGGTCACCATG AGTGGGAGTGATGTGCCACTGAGCATGAGCACTAGTGTGTTCAAACTGGCCAATAAGAAGCTGCAGCTGGACAAAG TTGGCAGTCCCAGGATCAGTGGCCAAACTCCAGTCGCACAG GAGAGCGGTAGATCTCCAGCAGGCCCAGAGGTCCATGTGTCTCCTCAGGCAGCCGGAGCCAAGCCCAGGGTCAGGAAAAACCATGAGATGGAGG tGATGATGGAGCTGTTGTCCAGGGCCCAGGCCTGTAGGGTAGATGACCAGAGAGGCCTGCTGACCAAGGAACACCTGGAGCTGCCCCAGTTCCTCCTGAAACCACCTGTCCACGACCAGGAGACTCAACAGGGGGAGGCTGGAGAG GAATCCCTTCCAGGTGGGCTGGACCTGGACAAAGTCTAG